From the genome of Psychrilyobacter atlanticus DSM 19335, one region includes:
- a CDS encoding homoserine dehydrogenase, whose protein sequence is MRIALIGCGGVGKSFLKLMGENNKYSIKKELTINYILGSKGGIYNDKGINCLEVLNFLELNNKIYEYPHGGREDIDFEFLMGKLDIDILVELTPTNKDTGEPAITYMRRVLKKGIHVVTGNKGPILLAYNELNTLASQNSVQLGIGCTTGGALPSINAGLIDMAGAKILSIEGVLNGSTNFILREMAESKVEYSTALEKAQKLGIAETDPSLDVDGWDTASKLLILTNVLMGQEKKMEDIAVEGITNLNIKDIETAMENREKYKLIGKTQITDGKYIMTVKPERIKSDHPLYGVEGKNKAVKYTSDTLGDLTVIGGASGTLPAAASIYRDIINIVRGYKFSN, encoded by the coding sequence ATGAGGATAGCACTTATAGGATGCGGAGGAGTTGGGAAATCATTTTTAAAATTAATGGGAGAAAACAATAAATATTCCATAAAAAAAGAATTAACAATAAATTATATATTAGGTTCCAAGGGTGGGATTTATAATGATAAAGGAATTAATTGTTTAGAGGTTTTAAATTTTTTAGAATTAAACAATAAAATATATGAATATCCACATGGTGGAAGAGAAGATATTGATTTTGAATTCCTCATGGGAAAACTGGATATAGATATCCTTGTTGAATTAACTCCTACAAATAAAGATACGGGAGAACCTGCAATAACTTATATGAGGAGAGTATTAAAAAAAGGAATTCATGTGGTTACGGGGAATAAAGGGCCGATATTATTAGCTTATAACGAATTAAATACTTTAGCATCCCAAAATAGTGTACAACTAGGTATAGGGTGTACTACAGGAGGAGCATTACCGTCAATAAATGCTGGGCTTATAGATATGGCAGGAGCTAAAATATTATCAATTGAAGGGGTTTTAAATGGAAGTACTAATTTTATATTAAGAGAGATGGCAGAATCTAAAGTCGAATATTCAACAGCACTGGAAAAAGCTCAAAAATTGGGGATAGCAGAAACTGATCCAAGTTTAGATGTAGATGGATGGGATACTGCTTCAAAACTACTTATTTTAACCAATGTTCTTATGGGTCAGGAGAAAAAAATGGAAGATATTGCAGTAGAGGGAATAACTAATTTAAATATTAAAGATATTGAAACTGCAATGGAAAACAGGGAAAAATATAAACTAATAGGGAAAACTCAAATTACAGATGGAAAATATATAATGACTGTCAAACCCGAAAGAATAAAGAGTGATCATCCTCTATATGGTGTAGAAGGAAAAAATAAAGCTGTTAAATATACTTCTGATACATTAGGGGATTTAACAGTTATAGGAGGTGCCTCAGGAACACTTCCTGCAGCGGCTTCAATTTATAGAGATATAATTAATATCGTGAGAGGGTATAAATTTTCTAATTGA